A single region of the Changchengzhania lutea genome encodes:
- the hypD gene encoding hydrogenase formation protein HypD, whose translation MKYLSEYRNLEATKSYLDLIANKVTRTWNIMEVCGGQTHGLVRNGILDLLPQQVQMIHGPGCPVCVTPLSLIDKAIELLEKGIIVCSFGDMIRVPGSKKSLLEAKADGGDLRILYSPLEAVKIAKNNPEKEVVFFAVGFETTAPANALSVLHAQKEGLTNYSILVSHVLVPPAMEAILDDEFCNIDAFLGAGHVCAIMGNEEYHPLSKKYNIPIIITGFEPLDLVQGIYMAVCQLEAGIHKVENQYSRVVKEEGNLAAKKVIQQVFEVGNREWRGIGEIPNSGYKVRKEFIAYDAETKFNIENIKVPESSICIAGEILRGIKKPRECPAFGKTCNPSNPLGAPMVSSEGACAAYFHFSNNEI comes from the coding sequence ATGAAATATCTAAGTGAATATAGAAATTTAGAAGCTACAAAAAGCTATTTAGATCTTATTGCCAACAAAGTAACAAGAACTTGGAACATCATGGAGGTTTGTGGTGGTCAAACTCATGGTTTGGTTCGCAACGGCATTCTTGATTTGTTGCCACAACAGGTTCAAATGATACACGGCCCCGGTTGTCCGGTTTGTGTGACGCCTTTAAGTCTTATTGATAAGGCCATAGAATTACTGGAAAAGGGTATTATAGTTTGTTCTTTTGGTGATATGATTCGAGTTCCAGGCAGCAAAAAAAGCTTATTGGAAGCTAAAGCAGATGGCGGAGACTTACGCATACTATATTCTCCTTTGGAGGCTGTAAAAATTGCTAAAAACAACCCAGAAAAAGAAGTTGTCTTTTTTGCTGTTGGTTTTGAAACCACCGCTCCAGCAAATGCATTGTCAGTACTTCATGCACAAAAAGAAGGCTTGACAAATTATTCAATTTTAGTATCTCATGTTTTAGTGCCTCCAGCAATGGAAGCTATTTTAGACGACGAATTTTGTAACATAGATGCTTTTCTAGGAGCTGGACATGTTTGCGCTATAATGGGTAATGAAGAGTATCATCCGCTATCAAAAAAATATAACATCCCAATAATAATTACAGGATTTGAACCGCTAGACTTGGTGCAGGGTATTTATATGGCAGTTTGCCAATTGGAAGCGGGGATACATAAAGTTGAAAACCAATATTCGAGAGTTGTTAAAGAAGAAGGAAATCTTGCTGCAAAAAAAGTAATTCAGCAAGTTTTTGAAGTAGGCAATAGAGAATGGCGAGGTATTGGTGAAATTCCAAACAGTGGATACAAAGTGAGAAAGGAATTTATTGCTTATGATGCAGAAACTAAATTTAATATTGAAAATATTAAAGTGCCTGAAAGTTCAATATGTATAGCTGGAGAAATTTTAAGAGGAATAAAAAAACCTCGGGAATGTCCTGCTTTTGGAAAAACATGTAACCCTTCAAATCCATTAGGTGCTCCAATGGTTTCTTCAGAAGGTGCGTGCGCAGCATATTTTCATTTTAGTAATAAC